One Vibrio neonatus genomic window carries:
- the menE gene encoding o-succinylbenzoate--CoA ligase has translation MPLSTPFSHQSPLCYWSECSDNKAIATPVPIQATAQTTTQKTKLNSCALECSDGRYSWSELARYVASVRQQLSSIGLGDNDVLMLVTAHSSLQSLIVYLAALEAGIVVSIVPLLPESELIKRQALLGCTHCYLCPSVESQLADSIDAIYLDFTVFDLASRDCEPSHSYFSASNIASLIFTSGSTGDPKAVAHSATNHLASAIGLQQQFSFDASSTWLLSLPLFHVSGLAIVWRWLLSGCCLRLKEGKGLNLQGVTHTSMVPTQLQQVLQQIERGALPTPLTLQRVLLGGAIIPHQLANAAREYGIDTWAGYGLTEMASTVTAKRVDETDSAGQVLGKRAIKIDHQTILVAGETLAVGYWQKGRLSPLPMCDGWFDTKDLGRWQNDELVIMGRADNLFISGGENIHCEEIERVLIKHPSIMQAFIVPVVDSTFGHRPVALLALSQGTINGALKQELNELCLSFLQKFKCPIAYLPIPSTLLNQGIKVSRAKLKNWLSEQQIEHF, from the coding sequence TTGCCGCTTAGTACGCCTTTTTCTCATCAATCCCCCCTTTGTTATTGGAGTGAATGCTCTGATAACAAAGCTATTGCAACTCCAGTTCCAATTCAAGCAACCGCTCAAACAACAACCCAGAAAACAAAGCTAAATAGCTGTGCTCTAGAATGCAGTGACGGGCGTTATTCATGGTCAGAGTTGGCAAGGTATGTCGCGAGCGTACGACAGCAATTGTCGTCGATAGGATTAGGCGATAATGATGTGCTGATGTTGGTGACTGCGCACAGCTCACTGCAAAGTTTAATAGTGTATCTAGCCGCACTAGAAGCTGGGATAGTGGTTTCGATAGTACCTTTATTGCCGGAATCTGAGCTTATTAAGCGCCAAGCTTTACTTGGCTGCACACATTGTTATTTGTGCCCAAGCGTGGAGTCTCAATTAGCGGATTCAATTGACGCTATCTATCTAGACTTTACAGTTTTTGATCTTGCTTCTAGGGATTGTGAGCCCTCCCATTCATATTTTTCTGCATCGAATATCGCAAGCTTGATTTTCACATCAGGCTCGACAGGCGATCCCAAGGCAGTAGCGCACAGCGCGACAAACCATTTAGCCTCTGCCATCGGATTACAGCAACAATTTAGCTTTGATGCTTCGAGCACTTGGCTTTTGTCTTTACCGCTGTTTCATGTTTCTGGTTTAGCTATAGTGTGGCGTTGGCTGCTCAGTGGCTGTTGCTTGCGCTTAAAAGAGGGAAAGGGATTAAACCTGCAAGGCGTTACCCACACATCAATGGTGCCAACCCAACTGCAACAAGTATTACAACAAATAGAACGCGGAGCACTGCCAACGCCTTTAACCTTGCAACGAGTATTATTGGGCGGCGCTATTATTCCTCATCAACTGGCAAATGCGGCGCGTGAATATGGCATTGATACTTGGGCGGGATATGGGTTGACCGAAATGGCATCCACAGTGACCGCTAAACGAGTGGATGAGACCGATAGTGCAGGGCAAGTGCTAGGCAAGCGCGCGATAAAAATTGATCATCAAACCATCTTGGTGGCAGGCGAGACCTTAGCGGTGGGTTATTGGCAAAAAGGAAGGCTATCCCCGCTACCAATGTGTGATGGTTGGTTTGATACCAAAGATCTTGGTCGCTGGCAAAATGATGAACTGGTCATTATGGGGCGAGCGGATAACCTGTTTATTTCTGGCGGTGAGAATATCCACTGTGAAGAAATTGAGCGGGTATTAATCAAACATCCATCGATTATGCAGGCATTTATTGTGCCAGTGGTCGACTCAACCTTTGGTCATAGACCAGTGGCGTTATTGGCTTTGTCGCAAGGCACAATTAACGGCGCGTTAAAGCAAGAGCTTAACGAGCTTTGCTTATCCTTTCTACAAAAATTCAAATGTCCTATTGCTTACCTACCAATACCGAGCACCTTATTAAATCAGGGAATTAAGGTTTCTCGAGCCAAACTTAAAAACTGGTTATCAGAGCAGCAAATCGAGCATTTCTAG
- the menC gene encoding o-succinylbenzoate synthase yields the protein MRKASLYRYQLEMDSGVILREQKLTSREGWVVELSENDRIGYGEVAPLIGFSHETMDQAFVEVVARLKKWTQGEELDCNSPYPSVAFGLSMAQYELNGLLGAEGNYQAAPFCHGDPDDLLPALNAMQGDKVAKIKVGLYEPIRDGILVNLFLEATPDIQLRLDANRVWSLEKAKKFASKINPSLRSRIQYIEEPCSAPGDSLTFAIETGIAIGWDETLQNGVMNPDFNLEFLTGAKAIVIKPMLIGNLQRCIQLIEKAQALGLIAVISSSIESSLGLSQLARLAHQFTPMTTPGLDTLQLYKEQLHTPWPGSELPVRSLSSQTLVWQQSSE from the coding sequence ATGAGAAAGGCGAGTTTATATCGTTATCAGCTTGAGATGGATAGCGGTGTTATTTTACGTGAACAAAAACTGACAAGCCGAGAAGGCTGGGTAGTCGAATTATCTGAAAACGATCGCATTGGTTATGGCGAGGTGGCACCTTTAATAGGATTTAGCCACGAAACGATGGACCAAGCATTTGTAGAAGTGGTTGCTCGACTAAAGAAATGGACGCAGGGAGAAGAGTTAGACTGTAACTCTCCTTACCCTTCGGTTGCTTTTGGTTTATCCATGGCACAATACGAATTAAATGGATTATTGGGTGCTGAAGGTAACTATCAAGCTGCTCCTTTTTGCCACGGTGATCCAGACGATCTTCTGCCTGCATTAAATGCAATGCAGGGTGATAAAGTAGCCAAAATTAAAGTTGGTTTATATGAGCCGATCCGTGATGGCATTTTAGTTAACTTATTTTTAGAAGCCACGCCTGATATCCAGTTAAGACTGGACGCCAACCGAGTTTGGAGCTTAGAGAAAGCCAAAAAGTTTGCCAGTAAAATTAACCCTTCGCTACGCTCTCGCATTCAATATATTGAAGAGCCGTGCAGTGCGCCGGGTGACAGCCTAACGTTTGCCATAGAAACCGGTATTGCCATTGGTTGGGATGAAACTCTACAAAATGGTGTGATGAACCCAGATTTTAATCTTGAATTTCTTACTGGCGCCAAAGCGATTGTGATTAAACCGATGCTCATTGGTAATTTGCAGCGTTGTATTCAATTGATAGAAAAAGCTCAAGCGCTAGGGCTTATCGCGGTGATCAGCTCAAGTATTGAGTCCAGTTTAGGATTGTCCCAGCTGGCGCGCCTAGCGCATCAATTTACCCCAATGACCACGCCGGGCTTAGATACACTACAGCTGTATAAAGAGCAGTTGCATACGCCGTGGCCAGGAAGTGAATTACCGGTCAGAAGTTTAAGCTCTCAAACCTTAGTTTGGCAGCAGAGCTCGGAATAA
- the menD gene encoding 2-succinyl-5-enolpyruvyl-6-hydroxy-3-cyclohexene-1-carboxylic-acid synthase, producing MSELSPEQVSLQHLSQAQINRVWSSVLLEEASRFGAKHVCIAPGSRSTPLALEAIEHKELILHTHFDERGLGFFALGIAKSTQQPVIVIVTSGTAVANLLPAVVEANLTGEKLILLTADRPVELVGVGANQAIVQKGIFSSHVSKALALPSPSAEVDVGWLLCQFDEALNRQATLKGPIHINCPFPEPLYVADSPRLAQVAELPKHWLIGKSPFSICTADATDDSDALLHFVQQHRHLKGLIIVGRLALEKAEQVKALAEQLGWPILCDPQSGISSDWSCYDVWLQNKAHQQQLAQSEVVLQFGARLVSKRLLSFLKQRVAEADFKQYALVCDEAGVLNPDHLPMQRFVGKWSLPLGFVESSNSRGWADGLKAASLMVVAKTHRLIAETLTELEVASKLQEITQGYPLFLGNSLGVRLVDMTCVNLHSEVFSNRGASGIDGIVATSAGVGAGLNKPTLTLIGDTSLLHDLNSLSLLANSGGIVLLLNNDGGAIFDMLPVDENHKQRLYQMPHGYQFAHTAKQFNMDYQRPTTWQQLKQAITDFEASSSSSLLIEVVTPAGQASAHIKSLCSTIQGL from the coding sequence ATGAGTGAGCTATCCCCTGAACAAGTCTCTTTACAACACCTTTCTCAAGCGCAGATTAATCGAGTCTGGTCATCGGTATTGCTAGAAGAAGCGAGCCGATTTGGCGCTAAACATGTGTGTATTGCGCCGGGTTCTCGTTCTACCCCGTTGGCACTAGAAGCGATTGAGCACAAAGAGCTCATTTTGCACACTCATTTTGATGAGCGCGGGCTGGGATTTTTTGCGTTAGGTATTGCTAAATCGACGCAACAACCTGTGATAGTTATTGTCACCTCGGGCACTGCGGTCGCCAATTTACTGCCTGCGGTGGTTGAAGCCAACCTTACTGGCGAAAAACTGATATTACTCACCGCAGACAGACCGGTTGAGCTAGTTGGTGTGGGCGCCAATCAAGCCATTGTTCAGAAAGGGATATTTTCTTCTCATGTTAGTAAGGCCTTAGCTCTGCCAAGCCCTAGTGCTGAGGTTGATGTTGGCTGGTTGTTATGTCAGTTTGATGAGGCATTGAATAGGCAAGCGACATTGAAAGGGCCGATTCATATCAATTGCCCGTTTCCTGAACCTTTGTATGTTGCCGATAGCCCGAGGTTAGCTCAAGTGGCTGAACTGCCTAAGCATTGGCTTATCGGTAAAAGCCCATTCTCAATATGCACCGCAGATGCTACTGATGATAGCGATGCATTGCTTCATTTTGTGCAGCAACATCGTCATTTAAAAGGGCTGATTATTGTTGGCCGATTGGCGCTTGAGAAAGCCGAGCAAGTCAAAGCTCTTGCCGAACAATTAGGCTGGCCGATTTTATGCGATCCGCAGTCAGGCATAAGCTCTGATTGGAGCTGTTATGATGTTTGGCTACAAAATAAAGCTCATCAGCAACAACTTGCCCAGAGTGAAGTGGTGCTACAGTTTGGCGCTCGACTAGTGTCAAAACGCTTACTCAGTTTTTTAAAGCAAAGAGTAGCGGAAGCGGACTTTAAACAATACGCATTGGTATGCGATGAAGCCGGGGTATTAAACCCCGATCATTTGCCAATGCAACGCTTTGTTGGAAAGTGGTCTCTGCCTTTAGGTTTTGTCGAATCATCAAACAGTAGGGGTTGGGCTGATGGACTGAAAGCAGCAAGTTTGATGGTGGTTGCCAAGACTCACCGTTTAATTGCAGAAACGCTTACCGAGCTAGAAGTTGCCAGTAAATTACAAGAGATCACCCAAGGTTATCCGCTGTTTTTGGGTAACAGTTTAGGGGTGCGGTTGGTTGATATGACCTGCGTCAACTTACACAGTGAGGTGTTTTCCAACCGCGGCGCATCAGGCATTGATGGCATAGTAGCGACCAGCGCGGGTGTTGGCGCAGGTTTGAATAAACCTACGTTGACCCTTATTGGTGATACCTCATTACTGCATGATTTAAATTCACTGTCACTGCTGGCAAACAGCGGCGGTATTGTGCTGCTGCTCAACAATGATGGCGGAGCTATTTTTGATATGTTACCTGTGGATGAAAATCATAAGCAGCGTCTTTATCAGATGCCACATGGTTATCAATTTGCCCACACGGCGAAGCAATTTAATATGGACTATCAACGTCCGACAACATGGCAGCAATTAAAGCAAGCCATTACTGACTTTGAAGCAAGTTCATCCTCTTCATTACTGATTGAAGTTGTGACTCCCGCAGGGCAAGCCTCCGCGCATATTAAATCACTCTGCTCAACCATTCAGGGGCTGTAA
- the menH gene encoding 2-succinyl-6-hydroxy-2,4-cyclohexadiene-1-carboxylate synthase: MPLNHHSCKPLNSSQLSALRPTQQKPALRLLFVHGFLGSSKDWQSLVEYLPAQWDVYAIDLPGHGCASDMLIPNSFDGFVDNICQQLQQLPDGHVLDAQASDEQVPVVLVGYSLGARLLMHLALQVQQRNIAIAGFVLEGGNFGLQLGSEKQERWQSDSRWIERFAQQALPDVLHDWYQQSVFSSLSSEQKSRLVEERSRNNGKALAKVMTVTSLAKQQYLLPQLHCAGHSTQYKIYYIVGEHDAKFCHLYAQNTVPYEVILGAGHNAHKEQPYKYAQKLTQLLSIAQSN; this comes from the coding sequence ATGCCCCTAAATCACCACTCTTGCAAGCCCCTAAATTCTTCGCAACTGAGTGCGCTTCGTCCCACACAGCAAAAGCCTGCATTACGCTTGTTATTTGTGCACGGCTTTTTAGGCAGTAGTAAAGATTGGCAATCGCTGGTGGAGTATTTGCCTGCTCAGTGGGATGTGTACGCTATAGACCTTCCCGGACATGGCTGTGCGAGTGATATGTTGATCCCGAATAGCTTTGATGGCTTTGTTGACAATATCTGCCAACAATTACAGCAATTACCTGATGGTCATGTTTTAGATGCTCAAGCGTCAGATGAGCAAGTGCCTGTGGTTTTAGTCGGCTATTCGCTAGGCGCACGTTTATTAATGCACTTAGCGCTGCAAGTTCAGCAACGCAATATCGCCATTGCAGGATTTGTATTAGAAGGAGGAAACTTTGGCCTGCAACTAGGGTCAGAGAAACAGGAGCGTTGGCAAAGTGACAGCCGTTGGATTGAGCGTTTCGCACAACAGGCACTGCCAGATGTATTGCATGATTGGTATCAGCAATCGGTATTTTCATCTTTAAGCAGTGAGCAAAAATCTCGGTTGGTCGAGGAGCGATCGCGCAATAATGGTAAAGCATTAGCCAAAGTCATGACGGTGACTTCACTAGCTAAGCAGCAGTATTTACTGCCCCAGTTACACTGCGCAGGACACAGCACCCAGTATAAGATTTACTATATTGTGGGAGAGCATGATGCAAAGTTTTGTCATTTGTACGCGCAAAATACCGTGCCTTATGAGGTGATATTAGGGGCTGGACATAACGCTCATAAAGAACAACCCTATAAATATGCGCAAAAATTGACACAGCTCTTATCCATTGCACAGTCAAACTAG